AACCCATCGTCCATCTAAATTTATCTCGAAACTCTTGTTTGCAGCATCAACTAATCGCGACTGCATTATAAAGTCTAGAGTATTGTTATGAAACCGCGCCACATCTTATAAATAGAACCACTATGGGCACAACCATGTGCATTAGTTTTAAATCAAGGTAAACAATAATTGACCATTTATGACAAATTAATTGTATCTATATCAAGATTTAAGaaagttatacatatatatatatgtatatatttatttatttatttatcgagatATTGAGACAACGAAGAACTAGTGGAGaccattttaataattacggTACTTCCTGTAAACATACTGGTAAATAGTGTCGTTGACTCTACGACAACGACCTTACATAACAACGAAGAACTGGCTTCACGTTTGTAACAGGAACATATGATACTGTTGGATCAGAGAATGTATCTGGATGTGGAACGGTTACGCAACAGCTGATTGTTTGCTGATACTCTGACAGCCTGACCATAAGACTTTGTATCCCTCTAGAATTTCATGCAGAAAATAACTTATAGGCAATAGAGTGAATCACACATTAGTCACAATAGTTACAAACAATATCTGTTAGTCACAAGTTAGCAAACTGCCATGTTCGTAAGGAATTAGCTTGAATATCTTCgacgaatttaatatatttacgttTATGTAAAATGCAAATGTCAAAAAGCCAATGGTTAtcaaaaagatattgaaaacaGCACGTTCCTCTGAACATAAACACACCACCCACACTCTGGGAAGACGGTAAATTTCTGCGAATCTGCAACAAACTTCCTGGCAGTTCGGCTAAACAGAATCCTGGTATAAGGCAAACGtgaaaaaaatcgaaattgcGCAATCTGTCTACACTAACAGAACAAACGATCCAAAAATACTATAGAATAAGTACTCGATATCCTTGGCGAACCGTCGAAGCCGGAGTCGTTACTCCTGGTGGAATTCATCCTCTTGTGATCCGGGTCATCATCCGTACACGTGGATCCACTGCTTTCCGTGGTTGCCGTACTAGTGGTACTTCCGGTACTGTCACTGCTTACAGATGGCGTCCTGGAGTGATGCTTTTTCCTCTTAATCTTGGCTCGACGAACCTTAGACAAGTCTCTGGGTGTAGCAGTTAACAACGCCGATGGAGTCGTGTAAAACATCCTAATGAGATCTATGGGTTTCTGAGTAGGTGTATTATTTTTGGGATTAGGTTTAGCGGAATTCTTTACTTCTGAAGTTTTCAAGACTTCCTGACTCTTGGCAGAACTTTTCTTGGTAGAACTCTTCTTGGATCCCTTGTTGTCTTTACTACTATCTTTCTTAGTAGAGCTTTTCTTGATCGTagaagatttcttttttctaaccacctttttctttttagaggACTCTGGAGTATCCTCTGGACTGCAAATCGCGTTGGCTTCCTTGGAGGGCACtgaaataatatctttctcttcgttgACGTTAGAAAGGTCACTGCGATTGTCCCACTTGGAAATTGCCAATATTTCAATCTCTTGGTATTCGTTGGTCGGTGTCTTGGGCTCGTCCTCTTCATACAGAACCTGAGAACCGGATCTAGTCGGGGTGGGCGTTTCCTCGATGTTTATTACAGGCACAGGAATCTCAGCGGTCGGTGTGGAGACTTCGGAAGCCGGAACAGTGGTATCAGGAGTATTCGTCATGGATTTAATAGAAGTAGTCGATGACCAAGAGTCTTCTCTCTTGAAAGGAGCCTTCTTTACGGTCGAGTACGCATCTTGGTCAATTGTTATAGATaggtttttcttcttctttaatcCTTTCTTAGGAGTGGTATCACCTTTATCAAAGTCTGACTTCTCTGAAGTAGTTGAAAGCGTTCCAGTGCTGGATATTGTCTGTTCAGTCTTGAATTTCGACGACTTCTCCTCAGTCTTCCGCTCCTCCTCGATTACGGCGATATTACTGAACTCGGCTGGCGGAGTGGCGACGCTTATTTTAGGATCAGTCTCTTTTTTCTTGTCCAGCTGCCCGCTGCCGAGGTCCTCGACCGCCTGACCTGGCTCCGAACTCTTGGAACCAGTGAAATTGAATCCCTTGTTGGTCACTTTCGTCACTTTAGGACTCTCCGGCCCCTTAATCTCGCTCCAGAAATCTATAGATTCCGTGGACGTGCTTTTAGATAAGCTTCCAATCTCTCCGATTACCACTGGTTTCTGTAAAGGCATTTTGGTCATCAAATTTTCGTCGACGGATATAGACTGTTTCAAAGCATTTGGATCTATCTGTTCTTTGGTTGGAACAGGCGTAGAATCCACACTGATACTTCTGTCTAAAGCAACACTGCTCTCGCCAGGAGTATCGACCTTGGAAAGTTTAGTTCTCCACGGGATCTTGGGCTCTTTGTTTGTTTGCGTCTCAGTCTTTGTTGCACTCTGCAAATTGGCTTTTGCTTCCGCTTTGTTTTCTATTCTGTTACTCTCAGTCTTCTCCGTTGGCACCTTGAAGGGCaatcttgaaatttcttcgACACCTTTTTTTACCATCTTTTCAACACTCGGCCCATTCACCTTGTTATCCTTGTCATCCTCTATTACATGCTTTCCTATCTTTTCAGCAACTTTTCCCGAACCTTCTGCTTTTTGCGTGTCACCTTTGAGGCCCTCTGACAAGGTCGTTTTAATCACGAGGTTGTTATTTGCATCATCAAGGGAAGAGGAAGTCTTCGTTAATAGATTATCTTCTTTCAAGGACTGTCTAAAATGATCTACGTTCGACTCTTCAGTAGAAACACCTACTTTGGGGGCGTTCTTCAAGGTCACAGCTTTGTTCACCTTCTTTCCCGAAGATACGACGTCTTCGTCGCGTTCGGCTTTCGTCGGTTTTGCCAGGTACTGCCGTTCTCGTAACGTATACTTTGGCGCTTCTACGGCATTATTTTCATCCGTATTAATTTTAGACGCTTTTGGCAGCCTGTCCGCAGCCGATGGAAGCGCTTCGCTGGCGCTGCTCTCGCTCGCCAACGGCTCAACACTTAACGTCACGTTGTTCTCATCAACCCTTGTGGTCATGGGATCGTCGTAGATCTTGGGTTCTAATAATTCCTCCTTCTTCGCCACAGAGACGACAGAGGACACTGGAAACTCTGGAACCTTTTTATctagaaattctaatttcttctGCTTGGGAATTTCAATGgcttttttatgtattacttctttcttctcttttggGAAGATTTTATCCTTGGAGGATGTCTTTTGGTTcgtattcttattttcttctttaacattttcagATGAGATCTGATgaagtattttttctttagGATACTCTGGCGTTTTCTTAGCCTCTTCTGTGACATCTACAGGTAAGAtctgattaatttttctttctgtaaaaGACTCTGACGTTTTTTCTGGTTTCATTCCATTGGTAAtagtttctaatttcttcaGAGGATCATTTTTTAGAGTCTCCGGAGGCGTCTTCACCGTGAAATACACGCTGTTTCTCGAAGTATCCTTTATATAGGGTTTCTTCACGGGTAACACGATTTCCGTTTCAGATTCTTCTTCAACCTCACGCCTATCCGTCTTCCgtgtaagtaattttttagGAACGGGAATTTTCACGCTTTCCCTGAACTGTTCCACGGGACTACTGTTCACCCAAATGGTAGAAAAGTCTCCGACACTGTTGCTGGCTTCGACCTTGAACATCTGCGGCCTCGAGCGCTTTCGAACTTTTTCCTCGTCATTCTCACTTGTTTGGACATCCGCAGAGGCATCGCTGGAGGTACTAGGCGTACGTTCCCTTAAATTTTCGCCCTCCTCAGGCGGTGACGGCTTTTCggtagttttctttttctttttcaccttTTTTAAGGTTTTCCTTACCTTCTGCGACGTAGTTTCCTCCTCGTCTTGGGACGCAGGCTCTCCGTCAACACTCCTGCAGAAGATAGGAACGATCCTTGGTCCTCCAGGAGCCCCTTTCTTAATCAAAGTCCCTCTACGAACCTCGTTCTCGATCTCAGCTTGTTCTTCAGCAACCAGAGTATCCAATACCTTTGCCTGAACTTGAGCGTAAGTTACCTCTCTTTCTATCTGTTCAGGATCCAGCTGTATATCCGCCGAAGATCTTCTCCTCGTGaatcttctaataattttattctttatctgTTGTAGATCTTGGCCCTCTTCGTCTTCATCCGTTTCCAAACTGACTTGATGGAACAACTGCAAACGTTTCTCCGCCTCGTCGAGTTTCTTGTCCTTGATCAAGAACTTCTCGACCAATAATTCACCCACAGACTTCTCATGCCTTTCGTTATGTTGTCTCAGAGCAGGATTATCTTTCAAGGCTTGGCTTCTGATTTTGATCGTGGGTCTGTCACGACGTAGACGATTTCTTTGATGACTACTCTCCTGAGTCAGGGTCCTGGGTGTCGAGACGTCGATGTCCGCGGTGTCGATGACGCGTCTAGGCCGGCTGGGCACTGACGCGGGAGAATAACGACGCAGAGTGGACAGCGGGGACTCAGAGATGGTCGACAGATGTGGCGAGTATCGGGACAGCGGCGAATGGAGCGGTCTACGCGAATAACTTCATGAAATTCTGGTTGCTAGGCAACGTGCATGCTTCTCTGGCGGTTTTTCtttggtatttttttaaataataagattCAAAGACCTTGAATTTGGAATAGAAAGATCCTGAATATAGCGTATCGTTTGTTTATAGATGAGTCAAACACGAAGAAAGTATGTTAAGctggtaaaaataatttttatcgtaaggAAGGTTGACTAAAAAATAGCAAATCGTTGTTTGGACAGTTACAAAATGTTTAAGAAGACTCGGCAATTTTTGTGTCGCGTAATTGTTTCGAACCTGACCTGATAAGCTTCCGATTGCATGGTCTCAATACCAGAAGCTTCTCCTCGCGATGCATTACATTGCAGGAATGGAAAGCGCATCGTGAACACTTGTTACGCGCGTTGCCTCTGAATTTGGCTTCGGCCATGGCCACGAATGATTGACAGATTTCGATTCATGAATCAGTTGTACGCATTTGAACAGTTACACGATGACAAACAAGTAGTAATTCAGCGCACATATGGATCTACTGACCGATATTAATCATGAAAGGCGATTGAAACTTCTCATCAGGTTTTTTACTTGTCACTCCTCTACAAATTTTAAGCTATTGTCTTTggtattacatattttatttagataaataattttccaattatattttctgatcatttttacatttatctaaatcattttctatttaaaaaatacgctGTACGTAAGAtattgatttcaattttttaatatttttgttgcatTAAGTTTGTAAGTTGctcaaaaaattcaaaaaggaagaaatctctgttaattattgttttataactaaaaattctatttactaATCCTcagtatatagtattaatcGTTACTTATAATGATTTTCCATTTATGTaggacaaataattttattctttgcacatttatttacattatctaTTTACAAACGTTTATATTAAAGCTTTCAGTGTTAGAAAAAAGATAACGTAATTGCGGATTTTACTAGAGGATTTTTTGGCAATGCAACGAGTGCGACGGAGTTTTATCACGTGGAAACTACACGTCCAGACACTTGGCTATTTTTAAAGGCTAATATTCTCGATGAGCCTGCTACTCCTCCTGATCCTTCTGATTTACTCCAATCCGAGGATCAATCAATTAATCGCCATCTCGCGTTTTACTAATAACTTTGAGATTTGACAGATCGTCTGTCGTATTTATCGTTTGTCAAAATTCTGAATAACATTCTAACAGAGTTATTCTAATTGCAGAGTATCGTGTGTGTACAATCTGCTGCACCAGCATGTTCCGATCTATggcattttcttttcattttccactGGCTTACTCAAAGGAAAATTGGGAAATGCGCTTGCTATTTTGGTTAGCTCCTTTATTGCTTCTCGCGCATTCACGTAACTAACCACCAGAGAAGCCTCCGCGACGACGAACGTCACTCCGCGACCAAGAATAATGGTCCGCGAAGGAAAAGCGGGgaaagaaagcgaagaaaGGAACCGCTTCGTGGAACGCTATTTTCGCTTGGATTAGATGGACGATCGGGGCAAACGGGACGAACAAGTGCAGCGGAATAATCAAACTCGAAGTGTGTGTTTGCCAGAGAATGGTACGAAATGACCGGTATTCCGAGAAAGTCCTTtgttcgaaaaagaaaaatctctgTAATTATAGGGTAAAAGACGATGAACTAAACAAAGCGTCCAATGAGAAGTAGTATACGTATACTTGTAAGACGTAACAATAAGAAATTGTATCTGTCATGTCATTTTATTTAGacggaaaagaagaaaaattgataaaataaagaacacATGTTGCGAAGAGGAACTAAAGAAGGCGATGAAAGTCAAATGTAAACAGCATGTCCACTAAGATAgagtgaaaaagagaaaaattcaaaatttgtaaaaaagaaaactgttTCACGatgaaatgcaaaaatatctcTGGCAACAAAACAAATTACCAAAAAATAATCGAGGCATTTTTCgcatgaaaataaagaaatacagtGTACAGGGTATCTTAGGAGGGctaagaggaaaggaaaataattggATGAAGAAAGAGCTTACCGTGGAGCACCAGTCATCAATGAACTGTGATTAGAGAAGGGTCCCCCATAGTAATAGGGCAAACTGTCTCCGTAGTAGGGCATCGTGGCGATGATTATCCAATAGATTTAAGCGTACAGTCGTCGAAGGGCTGGAATTCGAAGAGGAAGCACAAACAAGAGGCGCGAACAGTGAGCACGAGCGGTTCGACGCTCTCGAAGACGACTGAGTCCGGCACGGATCGCCGGCGAACGCGTTCTCAGGTGTTCGACGAGCCGTTCTCACGGTTCAGGGAGCCAACACCGACTGAGTCTAAGCCAGCGACCCAGTGTAATAATAGAAGTCTAGTATACGTGGCTTCCTAGCGTCTAACTATACTAGCTGGACTGTAATAAACCGTACAACGTTTCATTgcttttctacaaatattttccgtATTGTAGCGTTTACGTGACTCATTGTCAGGACTAGAATTGAATCGTATCAGCCGATTGTCAAACATGATGTAACAAGCCTTTTCCCATGCGTTCCTATGGTGTTATCGCTGGTGAACATCGCGAAGCATTTTACTAACGTAAAGAGACATGAAAATGGTAAAAGAggacgattattatttttctataatcgAACACGataatacgaatttttttaattttaacgatgAATGTTTCCGTTTCAGAAAATTGACAAGGACTCGAATACAACGTAAGGAACTGTTGACAGAAATTTTGGTAAAACGTACATTGGTTAAAATCACTCCTCACTATCATGCTGTTAAAAACACAACAACAACATTGATGAAAGTTGTGAAGAATACCGAAAGACGCGCAATCATGCATCGTGTGGCTCGCGGTATAACATGCACGTCAAATTGCCAGGCGACGAATTTCGTGTCGTTGTCTCTGCAGCCGTGTAAAACGCGCATTAATGTGTCAGCGGAGCCACGGTTTCGCGTTGTTTTGTATTCGACCATCGAGACCCGCGCCAAATGTTTCCTTCCTCGATGCCTATTGTTACTTGTTCAGGGAAACTTAGAAATAGCCAACGAATGGCAACGAATTCTATTTCAAGTCAATTCTACAACTAACtttagtttcaaaatttactttaaaagttaaattttacaaaactcgtgatacaaatttaaattgctATCATGTTGAAACTTAAACATAAGGTGCATCAAGGTGAAaaggatatacatatatacaagaCGAttgttttcatgaaaattctttGGCTTAAATCTTACTTACCGTCGCATCTGAGACCTTGTCGAAAAAACCCATACAACATGGAACCGCAATGATCACAAAAGGTCGGTGACATGAACGTATAAGGACGAAACCTGTGAGGCACATCTACCTTGAAACGCTCCCTCAAGTACTGCCATCGAACaagtattaacaaaattagaaCGATTCTGTGTAAGATTAGATGTTGCGTTACTTTGAACAAATAGCATAAACAGATGCAATGTGGG
This is a stretch of genomic DNA from Bombus pyrosoma isolate SC7728 linkage group LG16, ASM1482585v1, whole genome shotgun sequence. It encodes these proteins:
- the LOC122576310 gene encoding probable serine/threonine-protein kinase DDB_G0278845 isoform X1, which gives rise to MPYYGDSLPYYYGGPFSNHSSLMTGAPRYSRRPLHSPLSRYSPHLSTISESPLSTLRRYSPASVPSRPRRVIDTADIDVSTPRTLTQESSHQRNRLRRDRPTIKIRSQALKDNPALRQHNERHEKSVGELLVEKFLIKDKKLDEAEKRLQLFHQVSLETDEDEEGQDLQQIKNKIIRRFTRRRSSADIQLDPEQIEREVTYAQVQAKVLDTLVAEEQAEIENEVRRGTLIKKGAPGGPRIVPIFCRSVDGEPASQDEEETTSQKVRKTLKKVKKKKKTTEKPSPPEEGENLRERTPSTSSDASADVQTSENDEEKVRKRSRPQMFKVEASNSVGDFSTIWVNSSPVEQFRESVKIPVPKKLLTRKTDRREVEEESETEIVLPVKKPYIKDTSRNSVYFTVKTPPETLKNDPLKKLETITNGMKPEKTSESFTERKINQILPVDVTEEAKKTPEYPKEKILHQISSENVKEENKNTNQKTSSKDKIFPKEKKEVIHKKAIEIPKQKKLEFLDKKVPEFPVSSVVSVAKKEELLEPKIYDDPMTTRVDENNVTLSVEPLASESSASEALPSAADRLPKASKINTDENNAVEAPKYTLRERQYLAKPTKAERDEDVVSSGKKVNKAVTLKNAPKVGVSTEESNVDHFRQSLKEDNLLTKTSSSLDDANNNLVIKTTLSEGLKGDTQKAEGSGKVAEKIGKHVIEDDKDNKVNGPSVEKMVKKGVEEISRLPFKVPTEKTESNRIENKAEAKANLQSATKTETQTNKEPKIPWRTKLSKVDTPGESSVALDRSISVDSTPVPTKEQIDPNALKQSISVDENLMTKMPLQKPVVIGEIGSLSKSTSTESIDFWSEIKGPESPKVTKVTNKGFNFTGSKSSEPGQAVEDLGSGQLDKKKETDPKISVATPPAEFSNIAVIEEERKTEEKSSKFKTEQTISSTGTLSTTSEKSDFDKGDTTPKKGLKKKKNLSITIDQDAYSTVKKAPFKREDSWSSTTSIKSMTNTPDTTVPASEVSTPTAEIPVPVINIEETPTPTRSGSQVLYEEDEPKTPTNEYQEIEILAISKWDNRSDLSNVNEEKDIISVPSKEANAICSPEDTPESSKKKKVVRKKKSSTIKKSSTKKDSSKDNKGSKKSSTKKSSAKSQEVLKTSEVKNSAKPNPKNNTPTQKPIDLIRMFYTTPSALLTATPRDLSKVRRAKIKRKKHHSRTPSVSSDSTGSTTSTATTESSGSTCTDDDPDHKRMNSTRSNDSGFDGSPRISTPSQSSDNQRNSDSSDHFPSGRITPPATNLPRFKKYTVTDFNFLKVLGKGSFGKVLLAELRGTECVYAVKCLKKDVVLEDDDVECTLIERKVLTLATRHPYLCHLFCTFQTDSHLFFVMEYLNGGDLMFHIQKSGRFPEPRARFYAAEIWSGLNFLHKKGIVYRDLKLDNVLLDFDGHIRIADFGMCKLQIFLDRTADTFCGTPDYMAPEIIKGLKYNQAVDWWSYGVLLYEMLTGQSPFSGCDEDELFWSICNERPFIPRYLSQDSSDILIALLEKDSGKRLPGHEIALHSFFHQLPWDRLERRQLEPPFKPALEHTLDTKYFDTAFTAERPRLTPVPEQILTSMDQGVFRGFSYTNPNATD
- the LOC122576310 gene encoding serine/threonine-protein kinase STE20-like isoform X2; the protein is MPYYGDSLPYYYGGPFSNHSSLMTGAPRPLHSPLSRYSPHLSTISESPLSTLRRYSPASVPSRPRRVIDTADIDVSTPRTLTQESSHQRNRLRRDRPTIKIRSQALKDNPALRQHNERHEKSVGELLVEKFLIKDKKLDEAEKRLQLFHQVSLETDEDEEGQDLQQIKNKIIRRFTRRRSSADIQLDPEQIEREVTYAQVQAKVLDTLVAEEQAEIENEVRRGTLIKKGAPGGPRIVPIFCRSVDGEPASQDEEETTSQKVRKTLKKVKKKKKTTEKPSPPEEGENLRERTPSTSSDASADVQTSENDEEKVRKRSRPQMFKVEASNSVGDFSTIWVNSSPVEQFRESVKIPVPKKLLTRKTDRREVEEESETEIVLPVKKPYIKDTSRNSVYFTVKTPPETLKNDPLKKLETITNGMKPEKTSESFTERKINQILPVDVTEEAKKTPEYPKEKILHQISSENVKEENKNTNQKTSSKDKIFPKEKKEVIHKKAIEIPKQKKLEFLDKKVPEFPVSSVVSVAKKEELLEPKIYDDPMTTRVDENNVTLSVEPLASESSASEALPSAADRLPKASKINTDENNAVEAPKYTLRERQYLAKPTKAERDEDVVSSGKKVNKAVTLKNAPKVGVSTEESNVDHFRQSLKEDNLLTKTSSSLDDANNNLVIKTTLSEGLKGDTQKAEGSGKVAEKIGKHVIEDDKDNKVNGPSVEKMVKKGVEEISRLPFKVPTEKTESNRIENKAEAKANLQSATKTETQTNKEPKIPWRTKLSKVDTPGESSVALDRSISVDSTPVPTKEQIDPNALKQSISVDENLMTKMPLQKPVVIGEIGSLSKSTSTESIDFWSEIKGPESPKVTKVTNKGFNFTGSKSSEPGQAVEDLGSGQLDKKKETDPKISVATPPAEFSNIAVIEEERKTEEKSSKFKTEQTISSTGTLSTTSEKSDFDKGDTTPKKGLKKKKNLSITIDQDAYSTVKKAPFKREDSWSSTTSIKSMTNTPDTTVPASEVSTPTAEIPVPVINIEETPTPTRSGSQVLYEEDEPKTPTNEYQEIEILAISKWDNRSDLSNVNEEKDIISVPSKEANAICSPEDTPESSKKKKVVRKKKSSTIKKSSTKKDSSKDNKGSKKSSTKKSSAKSQEVLKTSEVKNSAKPNPKNNTPTQKPIDLIRMFYTTPSALLTATPRDLSKVRRAKIKRKKHHSRTPSVSSDSTGSTTSTATTESSGSTCTDDDPDHKRMNSTRSNDSGFDGSPRISTPSQSSDNQRNSDSSDHFPSGRITPPATNLPRFKKYTVTDFNFLKVLGKGSFGKVLLAELRGTECVYAVKCLKKDVVLEDDDVECTLIERKVLTLATRHPYLCHLFCTFQTDSHLFFVMEYLNGGDLMFHIQKSGRFPEPRARFYAAEIWSGLNFLHKKGIVYRDLKLDNVLLDFDGHIRIADFGMCKLQIFLDRTADTFCGTPDYMAPEIIKGLKYNQAVDWWSYGVLLYEMLTGQSPFSGCDEDELFWSICNERPFIPRYLSQDSSDILIALLEKDSGKRLPGHEIALHSFFHQLPWDRLERRQLEPPFKPALEHTLDTKYFDTAFTAERPRLTPVPEQILTSMDQGVFRGFSYTNPNATD